Part of the Engraulis encrasicolus isolate BLACKSEA-1 chromosome 23, IST_EnEncr_1.0, whole genome shotgun sequence genome is shown below.
CTAAACATTAACaacaaaattgttttgttttaaagttgGTGGGCCAGGCCATGGACGTACTACACCCTTTACTGCCGAAGTCCTGACTGATGAGGAAGTGGAATCCGCTATCGCTGTGTTGAGACATTCTGCTGATGAGGAAACCATCcgtgaaaaaatgaaaaccaccTTCAGTTACCGCCAAGCAATGGTCAATAACCATGACAAATCTGCAGAGGTCTTCTCAGTTTTTCCACGGTTCCTGGACACACCAGGACTGGTAAGACATCTAGTTCTACATTCATTATATGTCTGTAATGGTAttttataggtactctaggtgtaatgtatgcgtattgtctatgtcaaattgtctatgtccacacctaaagtctacgtctatgtctgcatgggaaagtaagaaatgttatttcaaattctttgtatgaccactaatgtaaagaaatcgacaataaagacgacttgacttgacttgattgaagAGTGAGGCCTATTGTAAAATGTTGCACAAGGTACTGACTGCAGTTgtcctcctttcctttttttccttttcaaattaCAGGTAGAGCAGGATTTCAGACTGATGTTTGGCGAGCAGACTGCCAATAAATTCCTGGAGAGATGGCCTACCACTTTCAGGGCAAGAGTCATTAAGGAAAGCCATGGACTGGTCCCCTCCACAGACCTTCTTGATTTGATGCACAATGCTGAGACATCCACTGAAGTTGAAAATGGTAAGTCTTTGAATGTGGAGAAGCATGTTGCTAAATATATTGAGGACCGTGGAAAAGTATGGCTGAATGTTAACATGATGCTTGTTTGACTTAAGGCTGGGACAGTGATACGTCTGCCATCATACTGCTGCTACATCTGCTACCGCCATCCGCACAGGGACGCAAGAAGCCAGGGAAGATATCAGCATCTAATGCAGTGGATCACCTCATCAAATTCCAAAAGGTACACTAGAATTATATTTGACAATGAATCAAGTcctcccaccacccctccactccaacaACACTTCATACCCCATACATGAAGCCTTTCCTTAGACCAGACTAGACCACCACCGtccccccggcacacacacacacacacacacacaaacacacacaccatttatagtcggggagtatagtatagtatagtatagtatagtatgccctttattatcccgccatggggaaattcatttgttgcagcagtaacatacagattgtgcaaaaacagcagacagcatacatgcaacacaggaccaggaggttaaaaaagtatatataagatagatagaaatagagatgttaaagaaaatagaaatatctctgttaaaaacatcaagtacattagtaaaagtgaaagtgcatttgtaaaaagtgcattagcagcttcataaaaaggaggagagggggctagaacaataataaataagtgaataagttaaaaagttaaaaagaccatcactacaaaacaccaccatcatcatcatcatcaccgtgaccaccatcatcaccaccaggaGGGATATTCTACCATGACGACTGGTAACAGTAGTATAAcgcactcccactatacttttttttACACCATATTGTACATGGCCACAGAATGCTCTAATGTTTCAGCCCTAGTTAGTACTAAACtatcaagtcaagtgtgtgtgttgaggtagtgcaggtaggaTGTGCAGTCATTCAAGTGTAAGAGGCATGAAAAGCAGCAGTAACATGTTTGGCCTCTAGAGTCATTCTGCAGTTggcttgttatataccatatgaaagcttgaagTGTGCACTATACGAATAATATCCTGCACACGCACAGCCTCAAACATGAGTCCACTATTGAGCCCACCTCTTCAAACATTACTCCTCTACCCTTACACTTTCTAACATAATTTTAAACATGGTCACCCTCACTGCCAACTGCCACTGCCAGGGCCAACAGCACTCCACATCATTCCCTCAAACCTGAGTCAACCACTAGTAACATAACATTCTTACATCCTTTATTTTTTAGAGTTGAGAGTGATGTCATGTTATTGTTCTAATAAAttgtgttattgaatgtgttttgtcatagacGGGAACAAGCCTGCAGCAGCATCTAGACAACATCACTGAAAGCCGTCAGCCCTACCTCCTTGCACAGGGACCCACAAAAAGCAGCATTCACTCCTTCTTCATTGCCATCGACAAGCACGCACTTCCATGCCAAGGCACCACCTCAGTCGGagccctggatgaactcttcaagGCCCACTTTGTCTTTGGTACATCTTACAGTCCTGCCTTGAAcaactttttcacttttctccaAACTTCCATTTACAACATTGATGTAGGGAAAACTAAGGAAACGCCAAGAATTGCAGAGTTACGAGCTAGAATGGTGCGTTAGACtcaattaaaggataacttaagccactatcaacatgcagctgtaatgctcacactaccctggacttgtcagtacctgagatttttttccagccttttctgagatcctggtcattgtaatgggggcaggtgtttgtttacattaaaaaaacatcttgatttattcccaaaaacatcaaaaaggttatgcaacatcagcagacaactagcaaacagtgataccttttgggaaaatatttggagtaggcctatgttaagaatttttaaaatgtaaacaaaagctgcccccattacaatagctcagatctctgaaagaaaaaaattggcatcaccgggttctgacaagtcaagggtagcgtgagcaatgcaacagcttattgaaattgactgaagtggtcctttaaagtgacactgtcccatttttggaaaaagcttattttacacctccccttggttTTACCGGTCTCCTATACTTCCAACCGTTCTCGGGcagtggcagtgcaaattttacctccaagctagcagttaacattgagtcctatgacaccagttagccaccagctggtttcataggactcaatgttaactgctagcttggaggtaaagtttgcactgccatacccagagaacagttgaaagtaaaggagaacggtaaaaccctattattgaactgaaggggaggtgtaaaataatttccaaaaatgggacagtatcaccttaAACAATTTAGTGCTTTCTAAATGATCTTGGTGGAGTAAACAAACAATCTTGGAAGGCATCTCAAATTATTACATGGGCTCTGTACGGGAAGGACTCTTTATCTTCAATGTGGCCAAGTGGGAT
Proteins encoded:
- the LOC134440592 gene encoding uncharacterized protein LOC134440592 gives rise to the protein MLLRVSFGGVQKYIKMLELTFDDFLREVSLKFNIPEDRWLDLKVYDQSNTEVDAEVFEELVKEFHGPFLVSLANEAPGNPQFTSSPGSTASDDTVILNFSLLEPAEEPLEPAEEPLEPAEEPVAAQGSQPKRPCRINYEAKTLIEKILTTKPGGDRIIEEYAKTKSITDSTRRRLINILAAEMTETHGTSPPRSVKVMYAQGIIALFPYLEDPYSQNGYEHYYDPESGSGYIAWRLKTIQRKASEERVPAVKSPKVGGPGHGRTTPFTAEVLTDEEVESAIAVLRHSADEETIREKMKTTFSYRQAMVNNHDKSAEVFSVFPRFLDTPGLVEQDFRLMFGEQTANKFLERWPTTFRARVIKESHGLVPSTDLLDLMHNAETSTEVENGWDSDTSAIILLLHLLPPSAQGRKKPGKISASNAVDHLIKFQKTGTSLQQHLDNITESRQPYLLAQGPTKSSIHSFFIAIDKHALPCQGTTSVGALDELFKAHFVFGTSYSPALNNFFTFLQTSIYNIDVGKTKETPRIAELRARMVR